In Drosophila busckii strain San Diego stock center, stock number 13000-0081.31 chromosome 3R, ASM1175060v1, whole genome shotgun sequence, the sequence AaccaaatttttaaacaaccACTGACTGGACAATACGCACTTTTCCCCTGGCAGCAACTAATTATACTGACGCACGGCCTGGCAGCTTATTCGAGGCAAATTGACTAATTAACTTGATTTGCTAAGATTTAATAAACGCTGCAGGGCATGCCgaactaaaaataaagcaagctCAGCTGCTCGTGTCTATACttgaacattttaattgaagcttTGGCCCTAAGCTTGTGCTTTCAAATCAGCTATGGGAGCTGGGACACCGATATGGTGCTCACAACGGCATCTGTGAGTGTCTTGGCTATCAGAGCCTTGCgaaattgtatgcaaatgaCAATGTACGTAACCATGCCAAAAAGAAACTGCAAACaagaagttgaagttgaaggcCCAGCGCTTAAATatatgaagcagcagcagcttaccTTGCCCAATGTTTCGTTGTTGATTAGGAGCAGGCCCGAAGCACTGAACTGACAGCACTCCTGTGACAATTGCCTGGATATGCTCAATAGACGGTAATTGAGTTGCCTGCTGTGACGATCTGTCAGCAGGCCATGGAACATggcgcgcagctgctgctgcaacaaagcGCAGCGTGTGCAAATAAGACAGCTTAGAATAATGCCGCATAGCTTGCATAAATCTTCAGTAATGCAATCTGcgttaaaataattaatttactaattttataagcaatcTGAGTTACTTACAGTACACCATGGATACATCTATGTCATTGATTATGTTGATATAAATCCAGTAGGGCATAACTGAAGTATCCACAAAATACTTGAGCATCAACAGTATTAGACTCCAGGCAAAGTTGTCTTCAATGCAGCGCACTACTTGCCACAGCAGcccatgcagctgctgcaagctgcagAGACGCTTCAGGCTGGTTCTACGTGCTGACCAAATCCTAAAGCGCGTCCAGTTGAGCTCCATGCGCAGACAGTTGCTTATGTCGTGCAGCTCCATGTAGAACGCCATGATGAGCGTTGCATACAAGTTGAACTCGCTGAGACGcatcagcagcaccagctccgAGTACAGACCGTAGTAAAGCAGCACAGAGGGATTGGAGTTCAGATTACAATACAAAGTCATGGCAGTCAAGGCCAAGAGGCGAACAATCAAGCACATATAGTTCAAGTTGCAATAGCGACGTACTCTGGCCAAATTCATTTTACAACCGAACTGCAGTAGCAGCAGTTGTCTTAtatgctccagctgctgctcaatctGCTCAGTGCGATTCAGCCAAAGCACTTCGATAGTTATGGCAGCATGCGTTGCAGTTAATGTTACATAGTTGACCAGATCCAGCATGCGGGAGAAGTGATCATGGCAAAAGTCGTAGATAACCATATAGTTAAAGCTGAAGCGCCAGTTGAGTATGAACGTTAGATAAGCgagaaatattattttgtagacAACTTTCATTTGCCATTGTGAATtcggtggcagcaacagcagccaatgcATCAAGCGGCGCATAAAGCGCAACGAGACGTTGTGTAAGTCGTTCGGCCTGTGCCACATAACTGAGCTGGCCACTTGCCAGCGACAGTTGCGATAAGTAGCTGGCTAATTAATTAGCCCAAGATAagcacaaattgtatttttgaattttcatttatttactgcACTTCAGTGCTGCTCATGTTCATGCgaaattgtatgcaaataaacaaatagctcATGACGGCAAAGACAAACTATTGTAGAGaaagttaaattgtttaatttgttaccTTTTTTATTACTGGCACTCACCTTGCCCAAAAACTCATTGTTGACTTTTATAAGCCCATCAACGTTGAGCTGAAAGTTTTCCTGCGCCAGCTGCACTGAGAtacgcagcagcgcagcattcAACTGCTCCAGCTTACGATTCCTTGACAGCCGATAAAACTGCGAGctaaagcagcgctgcagctgctggcattggGCACAACACCAGCAGAGGATGCTGATTTCCAGCAGTCTGCCAAACTCTTCGGAAGCGCAATCTGTTCAAAAGCCAAGCGAAATAACTTATGCTAACTAGTTGGATGTTCAAGCTTACGCAGCACATAGGGCGCATTGTAATTGCGGTCGACTATTACAAATATCCAGTAGGGCAGTACGAAAGCATCCACAAAGTATTTGAATATAATGGCAGTCAGACTGCGCCTGAATTTGTTTTCCACATCGCGTTGAATCTTCCACAATTGCACGTGCAGTGCCTGCAAGGCATTCAGACGCTCCAGCGATGCAGCCAGATCGATATCCAAACGCTCCAAGGACCGCATTGTCTGCTGTGCCACCTGCTGCAGATCCTTGTAGCAGCACAGGATCAATACAATATGCAGTGTCAGCTCGCTGCAGCGTGTGATAATTACAACCTCCGAATAGCAATTGGCCAGAATCACCAGCGTTATAGTCGAGGCTATACAATTGTACAGTGTCATAGCAATTATCAGCCCATTGCGTGTTAACATGAAGCAATAGATGAGCCAGCAATGCCTTTTCACGCGCCCCAGATTCAACTTGTGAGCCAAGTGAACGCGCAGCTGATGCGAAAatcgttgcagctgctgctcaaactgaTCGTTGTACTTGCTCCAAAGCAGCTCCATGCTGATAATGCCATGCGATAGTATCAAGACGCCAAAGTTGAACAAGTCTATGCGCCGCGAGACGCTGTTATTGACCACATCGTAGGTGACGGTGTAACTGAAGTTTAGCTTCCAGCGCAGCATACCCGCCAGATAGATGCACATGCACGTGGTGTAAGTCACTTTCAGGGCAACCAGTCGGCGTGGCGGCAACAGTAATATGCAACGCATAAACTGCTGCATAAAGCGCAACGAGACTCTGTGCAAGTCGCCCGGCACATGCCACATGATTGAGATACCCCAGAGTGTGCTCAGCTGGCATTTAGTAAATTGAAATATCGCTAGCCACACTGGCGTTTgacttaattaattgcaaaacttgCATTGAATTGACAGCTCATTAGAAAATAAATGGCTGATTCTAATCACGCGTGCATGCAATTTAGCGagaattgttatttattattatttaatcatcaaattaagcttaagttgcaCTCAACTTATCGCAATCAAGATAATCCATCcaatttcaaatcaaactcAAACCTACACAAAATCAACTGCAAGAGATTCATATTAAGGTAATTTTTAACATGTTTAACTTATACAAAATTACTACTACAACTTGCTTCGATTGCAGACTAATATCAGTAGAAATTTTAGTAAAAGAAACTGCTCAAGTTAAAGTGCGTTTGATTGCCGACTGCGCCTTCTGTGGAACTATCTGTGAAAGTCAGACGAAACtgaatgaatataaaaatgtagctGACCATGCCAAAGAgaaactgcaagcaaattgtaaaGCAGTGAGAAGTTTTGAGCCAAGTTTAGTGCTTACCTTGGCCAGCATATCATTGTTAATGTTCCAGAGGCCGCCAACGCTAAACTGGCAGCTCTCCTGACCCAGCTGAGCCGAGATTTGCAGCAACGCAGCATTGACATCATCATGCCGACGATTTGCTGTGAGGCCATGGAATAGCGCACGGAACTTGCGCTGCAGATACTCGCAGCGTGTGCAGCACCAACAAGGCACGATAATCTCGACAAGCTTGCCGAGCTGCTCAGTGGCACACcctgcataaaaacaaatatttatattgccaaAGCTTAGCCGCCTGCTGCACTCACAAAGCTGCGTGGCAAAGCTCGTTATTCTCGCTCTATTGAGATACACCCAGTAGGGCATGACTGTGGTATCCACAAAATATTTCCAGATAATAATGCCCAGGCTGCGGCCAAAGTAACGCTCAATGTCGCGCTGTGTGCGCCAGAACAACATgtgcaattgctgcaagtcGCCAACACGCTGCACTGCCAGCTGCAACTCGCcatgcagctgttgcttgccacactcaAGCGGCTGCAGcacgctgccagcagctgcatgcaactCCTGATACAaagccagcaccagcaccaagTGCAAGCTGAACTCGCCACAGCGCAGTATGAGCACCAGCTCCGAGTAGAAGTTGGCAAACAGCAGATTCCAAATAGTTGTAAACGTAATGTTGTAAATCGTCATTGCCACCAGCACCGCAATgcgcagcaccagcaacatgCCCACTAAATTGCTGTACAGCTGTATGCGCTGCTGATTCACTTTTCTGCCAAGTCGCTGGCGTAGCAAAGAGAACATTTGATTGAACTGGCTAGCGATTTGTTC encodes:
- the LOC108601277 gene encoding putative gustatory receptor 98a, yielding MWHRPNDLHNVSLRFMRRLMHWLLLLPPNSQWQMKVVYKIIFLAYLTFILNWRFSFNYMVIYDFCHDHFSRMLDLVNYVTLTATHAAITIEVLWLNRTEQIEQQLEHIRQLLLLQFGCKMNLARVRRYCNLNYMCLIVRLLALTAMTLYCNLNSNPSVLLYYGLYSELVLLMRLSEFNLYATLIMAFYMELHDISNCLRMELNWTRFRIWSARRTSLKRLCSLQQLHGLLWQVVRCIEDNFAWSLILLMLKYFVDTSVMPYWIYINIINDIDVSMVYYCITEDLCKLCGIILSCLICTRCALLQQQLRAMFHGLLTDRHSRQLNYRLLSISRQLSQECCQFSASGLLLINNETLGKFLFGMVTYIVICIQFRKALIAKTLTDAVVSTISVSQLP
- the LOC108601278 gene encoding putative gustatory receptor 98a, translated to MWHVPGDLHRVSLRFMQQFMRCILLLPPRRLVALKVTYTTCMCIYLAGMLRWKLNFSYTVTYDVVNNSVSRRIDLFNFGVLILSHGIISMELLWSKYNDQFEQQLQRFSHQLRVHLAHKLNLGRVKRHCWLIYCFMLTRNGLIIAMTLYNCIASTITLVILANCYSEVVIITRCSELTLHIVLILCCYKDLQQVAQQTMRSLERLDIDLAASLERLNALQALHVQLWKIQRDVENKFRRSLTAIIFKYFVDAFVLPYWIFVIVDRNYNAPYVLHCASEEFGRLLEISILCWCCAQCQQLQRCFSSQFYRLSRNRKLEQLNAALLRISVQLAQENFQLNVDGLIKVNNEFLGKFVFAVMSYLFICIQFRMNMSSTEVQ